Proteins found in one Mycoplasmopsis bovigenitalium genomic segment:
- a CDS encoding Smr/MutS family protein, which yields MSFKIDLHGNNVEQAISKLILGLFQAKEQDYDYLEIITGKGTGAMQVTVEQFLEDENLEYYIEREGCYIVNLSYYGYSDYID from the coding sequence ATGAGCTTTAAAATAGACTTGCACGGTAATAATGTTGAACAAGCGATTAGTAAATTAATCTTAGGTTTATTTCAAGCAAAAGAGCAGGACTATGATTATTTAGAAATAATAACAGGCAAAGGCACAGGTGCAATGCAAGTAACAGTTGAACAGTTTTTAGAAGATGAAAATTTAGAATATTACATTGAAAGAGAAGGCTGTTACATAGTTAATTTATCATATTATGGCTATTCAGATTATATAGATTAA
- a CDS encoding 16S rRNA (uracil(1498)-N(3))-methyltransferase, with product MHRFFCDNKQNNSFLLDKDLLHHIKVARLENDDFLINYQNQFYKCKLNKETLCADIIEQVNIDNEYQKDLVLAAPIIKPERFEWMIEKATELGVKKIIPMLSQFCNHKYAQNNFSDKKMQRYKAKILSAAEQSFRNVIPEITSVQKFTNIIDFYVEKGYKLYIAHELVSTDNTLDNIETDSVVLIGPEGGFSQSEIDYVASKNYDQIKIISLGKTILRAETAAIKMLSKIKEK from the coding sequence ATGCACAGATTTTTTTGCGATAATAAACAAAACAATTCATTTCTTTTAGATAAAGACTTGCTACACCATATTAAAGTTGCTCGTCTAGAAAATGATGATTTTTTAATCAATTATCAAAATCAGTTTTATAAGTGCAAATTAAATAAAGAAACATTATGTGCCGATATTATTGAACAAGTAAATATTGATAATGAATATCAAAAAGATCTTGTGCTTGCCGCTCCAATAATAAAACCTGAGCGTTTTGAATGAATGATTGAAAAAGCTACTGAATTAGGTGTTAAAAAAATAATTCCAATGTTAAGTCAATTTTGCAATCATAAATATGCTCAAAATAATTTTAGTGACAAAAAAATGCAGCGTTATAAAGCAAAAATTTTATCAGCTGCTGAACAAAGTTTTCGTAATGTGATACCTGAAATAACAAGTGTTCAAAAATTTACCAATATTATTGATTTTTATGTTGAAAAAGGTTATAAATTGTATATTGCTCATGAATTAGTTTCAACAGATAACACTCTAGATAATATTGAAACTGATTCAGTTGTTTTAATAGGCCCTGAAGGCGGTTTTAGTCAAAGTGAAATTGATTATGTTGCAAGCAAAAATTATGATCAAATCAAAATAATTTCGCTTGGCAAAACAATTCTAAGAGCAGAAACCGCCGCAATTAAAATGCTAAGTAAAATTAAGGAGAAATAA
- a CDS encoding cell division protein FtsZ, producing the protein MEPDAIKIKVIGIGNAGLNICESLIERQNTNIEIYAADTDKNKLNKTKITNKIILGTSLNGSGTGGDPKLGAQAAEESSEQISQIIDDCNMLIIVSGFGGGTGTGASETIAKLARNKNILTLAIITLPMADIVGKRKLELANNYLEKLTQCVNSYMVIDNNRMLQQNAELPMYQAVKMANVAVETTIDVIDDIISNVSDLNIDFSDVKSALINGGKIVVASGKSQNGDKVANAFEAARDSSSFIDKPTSFATLLTNCTVDTKISYADILELRKKIIEEYQLPEDIDGKFGIDYKEHEDSRDDYLKFSYILTQGNHNSSTSYIINNNMDLSQIIDDEITNAFNSYDSSDSINKNIDKLPEF; encoded by the coding sequence ATGGAACCTGATGCAATAAAAATTAAAGTAATTGGTATTGGTAATGCAGGTTTAAATATTTGTGAGTCGCTAATTGAACGTCAAAACACAAATATTGAAATTTATGCAGCTGATACAGATAAAAATAAACTTAATAAAACCAAAATAACTAACAAAATTATTCTTGGAACTTCTCTAAATGGTTCAGGCACTGGTGGTGACCCTAAATTAGGAGCCCAAGCTGCTGAAGAAAGTTCTGAGCAAATTTCGCAAATCATAGATGATTGCAATATGTTAATTATTGTTAGCGGTTTTGGCGGCGGCACAGGCACTGGTGCTAGCGAAACCATTGCAAAACTTGCAAGAAATAAAAATATTTTAACACTTGCAATAATTACTTTGCCAATGGCTGATATAGTCGGAAAAAGAAAACTTGAATTAGCAAACAATTACCTAGAGAAATTAACCCAATGTGTAAATTCATATATGGTAATTGATAATAACAGAATGTTACAACAAAATGCTGAATTACCAATGTATCAAGCAGTTAAAATGGCTAATGTTGCCGTTGAAACAACTATTGATGTTATTGACGATATTATCAGCAATGTTAGTGATCTAAATATTGACTTCAGTGATGTTAAAAGTGCTTTAATAAATGGGGGTAAAATTGTTGTTGCTAGCGGAAAATCGCAAAATGGCGACAAAGTTGCTAATGCTTTTGAAGCAGCTAGAGACTCATCGAGTTTTATTGATAAACCCACAAGTTTCGCCACTTTACTTACCAATTGCACAGTAGATACAAAAATATCTTATGCAGACATTTTGGAATTAAGAAAAAAAATAATTGAAGAATACCAATTACCTGAAGATATTGATGGTAAATTTGGAATTGATTATAAAGAACATGAAGATTCGCGAGATGATTATCTAAAATTTAGTTATATACTAACTCAAGGAAATCATAATTCATCAACTAGCTATATTATTAATAATAATATGGATTTATCTCAGATAATAGATGACGAAATTACCAATGCTTTTAATTCTTATGATTCAAGTGATTCAATAAACAAAAACATTGATAAACTACCAGAATTTTAA
- a CDS encoding YdbC family protein, producing MAYKKPEITNKIVRHIGKIAETNSGYTRELNLVSWNNGEAKYDIRDWSEDHARSSKGITLTIEELKSLKAILDKELESL from the coding sequence ATGGCATACAAAAAACCAGAAATAACAAACAAAATTGTTCGCCACATTGGAAAAATAGCTGAAACAAATAGCGGTTACACAAGAGAATTAAACCTTGTATCTTGAAATAATGGTGAAGCTAAATACGATATCAGAGATTGAAGTGAAGACCACGCGCGTTCATCAAAAGGAATCACATTAACAATCGAAGAATTAAAATCTCTAAAAGCAATACTAGATAAAGAACTTGAATCACTTTAA
- the mutM gene encoding DNA-formamidopyrimidine glycosylase — MPELPEVTIVARELNSKVKNLTIKSIQINKEKLIKQIDPNQFKNELIGQKITAVKNIGKHIIFELTNDLFIISHLRMSGKYSFYKEFHKPQIHDHLIFSLDGGFLYYNDARAFGTFHLKTKQTIFNSPPLNKLASEPNNININELHKKLKNRNMPIKNALLDQTLILGIGNIYANEALWEQKIHPSTPSKLLDINTLGKLVKSAGIIMDKSIELGGSSIQSYESMNRKRGSFQNFLKVHGKNNQACSRCQTLIIKYKLGGRGTYYCPKCQRGDYEL, encoded by the coding sequence ATGCCAGAGCTTCCAGAAGTGACTATTGTTGCCCGTGAACTTAATAGCAAAGTGAAAAATTTAACAATAAAATCTATACAAATAAACAAAGAAAAATTAATTAAGCAAATTGATCCTAATCAATTTAAAAATGAATTAATTGGTCAAAAAATTACTGCTGTAAAAAATATTGGAAAACACATAATTTTTGAACTTACAAATGATTTGTTTATAATAAGCCATTTACGAATGAGTGGTAAATATTCTTTTTATAAGGAGTTTCATAAGCCACAAATTCACGACCATCTAATATTTAGTTTAGATGGAGGTTTTTTATATTATAATGACGCAAGAGCCTTTGGTACATTTCACTTAAAAACCAAACAAACTATATTTAATAGCCCGCCATTGAATAAGCTAGCAAGCGAACCAAATAATATAAATATTAATGAATTACACAAAAAACTTAAAAATAGAAATATGCCAATAAAAAATGCGCTTTTAGACCAAACTCTTATTCTAGGTATTGGCAATATTTATGCCAATGAAGCTCTTTGAGAACAAAAAATCCATCCGTCTACTCCTTCTAAATTACTAGATATTAATACGTTAGGCAAACTTGTAAAATCTGCCGGCATAATAATGGATAAATCAATTGAATTAGGTGGCAGTAGTATTCAAAGTTATGAATCTATGAATAGAAAAAGAGGTTCATTTCAAAACTTTTTAAAAGTGCATGGCAAAAATAATCAAGCTTGTTCAAGATGCCAAACATTAATAATTAAATATAAATTAGGTGGTAGAGGCACATATTATTGTCCAAAATGTCAAAGAGGCGATTATGAGCTTTAA
- a CDS encoding YwaF family protein, with protein MLEFFRWQPDNKHFYFKGISLALYITCVVISFFAVILIWIFKNPIHIWYNSKSIHLGTLSSKSLKILIGSITIVFMSMRSLILWFAKYPNIYEIIPFHLCRLMLLFTALSLVFNKVNLIKYFGPIAIIGCIIALLLPSFDFVPATKPQKIGIDSVYYYDYILCHCFLLIITSMLLATHRIQIKAKDLLITTIFFICLALIMFNINLVTYIYAPKGWQTNYLYLGKDEVNSQSNLFGVLSKWPWNLFTWTILGLIFYSIFVAIWIVQDKVQIDFMNRKMSISVKKSDRWIEFKNCQHVNNIQNK; from the coding sequence ATGCTCGAATTCTTTCGATGACAACCCGATAATAAACACTTTTATTTCAAGGGAATAAGTCTTGCCCTATACATAACTTGCGTGGTTATTTCATTCTTTGCAGTTATATTAATTTGAATATTTAAAAACCCTATCCACATATGATATAACAGTAAAAGCATTCATTTAGGAACACTTTCATCAAAATCTTTAAAAATCCTAATTGGTTCAATAACCATAGTGTTTATGAGTATGAGAAGTTTAATTCTTTGATTTGCTAAATACCCAAATATTTATGAAATAATACCTTTCCATCTTTGCAGATTAATGCTATTGTTTACCGCATTAAGCTTAGTTTTTAATAAAGTAAATCTAATTAAGTATTTTGGACCAATAGCGATAATTGGTTGCATAATTGCTTTATTGCTTCCTAGTTTTGATTTTGTGCCTGCTACAAAACCACAAAAAATCGGTATTGATTCAGTGTACTACTATGATTATATTTTATGCCATTGCTTTTTACTTATTATTACTTCAATGCTACTTGCAACCCATAGAATTCAAATAAAAGCAAAAGACTTGCTTATTACAACTATATTCTTTATTTGCTTGGCCTTAATAATGTTTAACATTAATTTAGTAACATATATTTACGCTCCAAAAGGCTGACAAACTAATTATTTATACTTGGGTAAAGATGAAGTTAATTCCCAATCCAACTTGTTTGGTGTTTTATCTAAATGACCTTGAAACCTATTCACTTGAACTATTTTAGGATTAATATTTTATTCAATATTTGTTGCTATTTGAATTGTTCAAGACAAAGTTCAAATTGACTTTATGAATAGAAAAATGAGTATATCGGTAAAAAAATCCGATAGATGAATTGAATTTAAAAACTGCCAGCATGTTAACAATATTCAAAACAAATAA
- a CDS encoding GNAT family N-acetyltransferase: MLRKATELETKKIIEFLNQDSENNFFLIGDIEAFGLHSNIHTTFIFELESKIKYVILIYNQTLLYFDPYYLIDEKIINYFIEKEGIKNINISSKMFENLSVFFNQKNKFDVHKQIISKLEQKIIQDKNIATKAQSQDIELIVKSRMKIDEFKDFRNDYEKELKLYKQAFDSNVSNPFIIKINNEVVSCALIAINAANISIIGGVFTLEEHRKKGYASQVVGAISNFVIENNRIPMLFYHNQKAGKIYEELGYKPIGHLYTIVVK, from the coding sequence ATGCTTAGAAAAGCTACTGAATTAGAGACTAAAAAAATAATTGAATTTCTTAATCAAGATAGTGAAAATAACTTTTTTTTAATTGGTGATATTGAAGCTTTTGGTTTACACTCAAACATTCATACAACATTTATTTTTGAATTAGAATCAAAAATTAAATATGTAATTTTAATTTATAATCAAACATTATTATATTTTGACCCTTACTATTTAATTGATGAAAAAATCATCAATTATTTCATTGAAAAAGAGGGTATTAAAAATATTAATATATCAAGTAAAATGTTTGAAAATTTATCTGTTTTTTTCAATCAAAAAAACAAATTTGATGTTCACAAACAAATAATTTCAAAATTAGAGCAAAAAATTATTCAAGATAAAAACATTGCAACAAAAGCACAAAGTCAAGATATTGAACTAATTGTTAAATCACGAATGAAAATTGACGAATTTAAAGATTTTCGTAATGATTACGAAAAAGAACTAAAACTTTATAAACAAGCATTTGATTCAAATGTTTCAAACCCATTTATTATTAAAATTAATAATGAGGTTGTTTCTTGTGCTCTTATTGCCATTAACGCAGCAAATATTAGTATAATAGGTGGAGTATTCACACTAGAAGAACACAGAAAAAAAGGATATGCTTCGCAAGTAGTTGGTGCTATTTCAAATTTTGTGATTGAAAACAATAGAATTCCAATGTTGTTTTACCACAACCAAAAAGCAGGAAAAATATATGAGGAGCTAGGCTACAAACCTATTGGTCATTTGTACACAATAGTTGTCAAATAG
- the tsaB gene encoding tRNA (adenosine(37)-N6)-threonylcarbamoyltransferase complex dimerization subunit type 1 TsaB produces the protein MKLFLDTSNDDFVIALFDNNSNKLNSYIIENQPKKVPLIPQYVQKILIENNIKINDINDFYINLGPGFFTGVRISLVFLRTIALMTNANIHTISSMQILAKQNPWKKAFSINAAGGKVYKYLTNNNIFSIENIKIEQLENQEIDFINYENLIENFQDYSSLFTMHKDLMNIEPYYIKSPQIGVKK, from the coding sequence ATGAAACTTTTTCTAGATACCTCAAATGATGATTTTGTCATTGCTTTATTCGATAATAATTCCAACAAATTAAATTCATATATCATTGAAAACCAACCAAAAAAAGTCCCCCTTATTCCGCAATACGTTCAAAAAATATTAATTGAAAACAATATTAAAATCAATGATATAAACGATTTTTACATTAATCTTGGTCCCGGATTTTTTACCGGCGTAAGAATATCATTAGTCTTTCTAAGAACCATTGCCCTAATGACTAATGCAAATATTCATACAATTAGCTCAATGCAAATTCTTGCAAAACAAAACCCATGAAAAAAAGCATTTTCAATAAATGCAGCAGGTGGTAAAGTATATAAATATTTGACCAATAACAATATATTTTCAATTGAAAACATAAAAATTGAACAATTAGAAAATCAAGAAATAGATTTTATTAATTACGAAAATCTAATTGAAAATTTTCAGGATTATTCTAGTTTATTTACAATGCATAAAGATTTAATGAATATTGAACCATACTACATAAAAAGTCCGCAAATAGGAGTTAAGAAATAA
- the ffh gene encoding signal recognition particle protein has protein sequence MFNFLENRIQKSIEKMNRKTMVNEEDILEVTRDIKMALLEADVNLKVVKEFVANVKQKAMDSRLVGSLNASQQMIKIVHTELQNVLGGQVNELKITARPFIIMMCGLQGSGKTTAAAKLAYYLRKKNHITKPLLVAADIYRPAAVQQLVTLAKSIQVDFFEKGINESAQNIVRQAIEHANENKNDLIIIDTAGRLSIDEALMNELIDLKHIAKPHEIFFVADALSGQDIINVASTFNEKLNLSGSIITKLDSDARGGAALSLCKVLNLPIRFIGTGEKISNLDLFYPDRMADRILGMGDVLSLIEKAEEVYDPSQANNMVAKVLKGDFTLDDLMQNLAQMKKLGKMKSILKMIPGLAKKVSDEKIQEAESKFASYEILLSSMTKKERKNPKLLKQASRKARILAGSGRSAFEFNRLINDFESMSKQMNEMAKKIKSGNLGDLTKMGFGGGM, from the coding sequence ATGTTTAATTTTTTAGAAAACAGAATTCAAAAATCCATTGAAAAAATGAATCGCAAGACAATGGTTAATGAAGAAGACATTCTAGAAGTTACTCGCGACATAAAAATGGCACTTTTAGAAGCTGACGTTAATTTAAAAGTTGTTAAAGAATTTGTTGCTAACGTTAAACAAAAAGCAATGGATTCACGTTTAGTGGGTTCTTTAAATGCTTCGCAACAAATGATAAAAATAGTTCACACTGAGCTTCAAAATGTATTAGGCGGGCAAGTAAATGAATTAAAAATAACCGCCAGACCATTCATAATCATGATGTGTGGTTTGCAGGGTTCTGGTAAGACAACTGCGGCAGCAAAACTTGCTTATTATTTACGTAAGAAAAACCACATTACTAAACCTTTACTGGTAGCTGCTGATATTTATCGTCCAGCCGCTGTCCAACAATTAGTTACTCTTGCTAAAAGCATACAAGTAGATTTCTTCGAAAAAGGAATTAACGAAAGTGCACAAAATATAGTTCGTCAAGCAATTGAGCACGCTAATGAAAACAAAAATGACCTAATAATAATCGATACAGCGGGTCGATTATCAATTGATGAAGCATTAATGAATGAATTAATTGATTTAAAACATATTGCAAAACCGCATGAAATATTTTTTGTAGCTGACGCACTTAGTGGTCAAGATATTATTAACGTTGCTTCAACATTTAATGAAAAATTAAATCTTTCTGGCTCAATTATTACAAAATTAGACTCAGATGCACGTGGTGGTGCTGCTCTTAGTTTGTGTAAAGTTTTAAACCTACCTATTCGCTTTATAGGTACTGGAGAAAAAATTTCAAACCTTGACTTGTTTTATCCTGACCGAATGGCTGATCGAATTTTAGGAATGGGAGATGTTTTAAGCTTAATTGAAAAAGCTGAAGAAGTTTATGACCCATCGCAAGCAAATAATATGGTTGCTAAGGTTCTAAAAGGTGATTTTACGCTTGATGATTTAATGCAGAATCTAGCCCAAATGAAAAAACTAGGAAAAATGAAGTCAATTTTAAAAATGATTCCTGGTTTAGCTAAAAAAGTTAGCGATGAAAAAATACAAGAAGCTGAGTCAAAATTTGCTTCATATGAGATTTTACTTTCATCAATGACTAAAAAAGAACGCAAAAACCCTAAATTACTAAAACAAGCATCTAGAAAAGCAAGAATTCTTGCTGGTTCTGGTCGAAGTGCATTTGAATTCAACAGATTAATCAATGATTTTGAATCAATGAGCAAACAAATGAATGAAATGGCTAAAAAAATTAAATCCGGAAATTTGGGCGACCTTACTAAAATGGGATTTGGCGGAGGAATGTAA
- a CDS encoding variable surface lipoprotein, whose protein sequence is MKKILFSLGGVITSFAAVPFVAASCSKESEQQKERKVTIIDLNDASKTAGAKVDGYDKVTYQDLGDSINLDGITVDIDWSKFKSDNFIDSKYKKAGSIGQIFINTYINATTIYGKAKKGDAPFKGIVLGTITGLPKSFSITNADKPIYENKNKNTLNSSGYIDLFKEGDKIKFKFRFFKYNGKSIDPNISTQVFEATIQ, encoded by the coding sequence TTGAAAAAAATATTATTTTCACTTGGGGGAGTGATAACCTCATTTGCTGCTGTTCCATTTGTGGCTGCATCATGTAGTAAAGAATCAGAACAACAAAAAGAAAGAAAAGTTACAATTATAGATTTAAATGATGCATCTAAAACAGCTGGCGCTAAAGTTGATGGATACGACAAAGTTACATATCAAGACCTTGGCGATAGCATTAACCTTGACGGAATTACAGTTGATATTGATTGATCAAAGTTCAAAAGTGATAATTTTATAGATTCTAAATACAAAAAAGCAGGTTCTATAGGTCAAATTTTCATAAATACATATATCAATGCTACAACAATTTATGGTAAAGCAAAAAAAGGTGATGCTCCATTTAAAGGAATTGTTCTAGGCACCATCACTGGTTTACCAAAAAGTTTTTCAATAACAAATGCTGATAAACCAATTTACGAAAATAAAAACAAAAATACCTTAAATTCATCTGGATACATTGATTTATTCAAAGAAGGCGATAAAATTAAATTTAAATTTAGATTCTTTAAATATAATGGAAAAAGTATAGATCCAAACATTTCAACTCAAGTTTTTGAAGCAACAATTCAATAA
- the tsaD gene encoding tRNA (adenosine(37)-N6)-threonylcarbamoyltransferase complex transferase subunit TsaD, whose product MRILGIETSHDDTSIALLENGKILTMKAISQIDIFKEFGGTIPEISSRLHVKNINLIQKLLLNEFDFNSIDYIAYTEKPGLIGTLQIGYLFASALSLTLNKPLIPINHLHGHFFSNAIEQKIQYPSLCLLVSGGHTQLMVVNSPFAIEIIGQTLDDAVGEVFDKVSSKLDLGFPGGPIIDKIYQNYNGEFIDFTMPQTENKFDFSFSGLKSQVLNYYNNQTMKGKKIDKNKIAASFQRTAIKYLINKTKLALNQYNVNSLTLAGGVSANSELRKQFMQLSDKALVPNLKYATDNGAMIAMCAYEQIKNKC is encoded by the coding sequence ATGAGAATATTAGGTATTGAAACAAGTCATGATGATACATCAATTGCCCTATTGGAAAATGGCAAGATTTTGACAATGAAAGCAATCAGTCAAATTGATATATTTAAAGAATTTGGCGGAACAATTCCTGAAATTTCTTCAAGATTGCATGTAAAAAATATAAATTTAATTCAAAAATTACTATTAAATGAATTTGATTTCAATTCAATTGATTATATTGCATATACTGAAAAACCTGGATTAATTGGTACATTGCAAATTGGTTATTTATTCGCATCAGCACTTTCTTTGACCCTAAATAAACCATTAATTCCAATAAATCATTTACACGGTCACTTTTTTTCTAACGCAATTGAACAAAAAATACAATATCCATCTCTATGCTTGCTTGTTTCAGGTGGGCACACTCAATTAATGGTTGTAAATTCGCCATTTGCCATTGAAATTATTGGTCAAACACTTGATGACGCTGTAGGCGAGGTTTTTGATAAAGTTAGTTCAAAATTAGATTTAGGATTTCCAGGCGGACCTATAATTGATAAAATCTACCAAAATTACAATGGAGAATTTATTGATTTTACAATGCCACAAACTGAAAATAAATTTGATTTTAGCTTTAGTGGTTTGAAATCGCAAGTTCTAAACTATTACAATAACCAAACTATGAAGGGCAAAAAAATAGATAAAAATAAAATTGCAGCAAGTTTTCAACGCACTGCAATTAAATATTTAATTAATAAAACTAAATTAGCTCTTAACCAATACAATGTAAATTCATTGACGCTTGCTGGCGGTGTAAGCGCTAATAGCGAACTAAGAAAACAGTTTATGCAATTAAGTGATAAAGCGCTTGTTCCAAATCTTAAATACGCAACTGATAATGGTGCAATGATTGCAATGTGTGCGTATGAACAAATCAAAAATAAGTGCTAA